A single Vigna radiata var. radiata cultivar VC1973A chromosome 8, Vradiata_ver6, whole genome shotgun sequence DNA region contains:
- the LOC106771343 gene encoding uncharacterized protein LOC106771343: protein MCSAGRTWAVAASVGVVEALKDQGLCRWNNALRSAQHQVKNNVRSLSQAKNLSSSSSTMVSGRLKEEGRKQSEESLRTVMYLSCWGPN from the coding sequence ATGTGTTCAGCAGGCAGAACTTGGGCTGTGGCAGCCAGTGTTGGAGTTGTGGAGGCCTTGAAGGACCAGGGTCTCTGCAGGTGGAATAATGCCTTAAGATCAGCTCAACATCAAGTAAAAAACAACGTGAGATCCTTGTCTCAGGCAAAgaatctttcttcctcttcttctactATGGTTTCTGGTAGATTGAAGGAAGAAGGGAGAAAGCAGTCAGAGGAATCATTGAGGACAGTCATGTACTTAAGTTGTTGGGGTCCCAACTAG
- the LOC106769643 gene encoding vesicle-associated protein 4-2, with amino-acid sequence MEVESEKSGSVGKVWSFCRKPFWQTTHTPSSSSSSTSYNTHNVHQNNLQSVDRSGQHSSTTVSSVAKSFLPTKRRLRLDPTNKLYFPYEPGKQVRSAIAIENTCKSHVAFKFQTTAPKSCYMRPPGGVLAPGESIIATVFKFVEPPESNEKPIEQKSKVKFKIMSLKVQGEIDYVPELFEEQRDQVAIEQILRVVFVDLERPSPVLDKLKRMLAEADAALEVRKKPPEEKGPQVAGEGLVIDEWKERRERYLAQQQVQGVHSV; translated from the exons ATGGAGGTGGAGAGCGAAAAATCAGGGTCTGTTGGGAAGGTTTGGAGTTTTTGTAGAAAGCCATTTTGGCAAACAACTCAcactccatcttcttcttcatcttccacATCTTACAACACGCACAATGTTCACCAGAATAATCTTCAATCTGTTGATAGATCCGGTCAGCATTCTTCAACCACGGTCTCATCAGTGGCAAAGTCTTTCCTCCCTACAAAGAGGAGGCTCCGTCTTGATCCTACAAATAAGCTTTACTTTCCAT atgaACCTGGTAAGCAAGTTAGGAGTGCAATCGCAATCGAAAACACTTGCAAGTCTCATGTAGCTTTCAAG tttcaaacAACAGCACCCAAGAGTTGTTATATGCGTCCTCCAGGTGGTGTTCTTGCCCCTGGTGAAAGTATAATTGCCACCG TATTCAAGTTTGTGGAGCCACCAGAGAGCAATGAGAaaccaattgaacaaaaaagCAAGGTTAAGTTTAAAATCATGAGCCTAAAAGTGCAAGGTGAAATCGATTATGTACCTGAACTG TTTGAAGAGCAAAGAGATCAAGTGGCAATAGAGCAAATTCTACGGGTTGTTTTTGTGGACCTTGAACGGCCTAGTCCT GTACTGGATAAGCTCAAACGGATGTTGGCTGAGGCTGATGCTGCACTTGAAGTGCGAAAGAAACCACCGGAGGAGAAAGGTCCTCAAGTAGCCGGAGAAGGCCTTGTTATAGATGAATGG aaagaaagaagagaaagatacTTGGCCCAACAGCAGGTCCAAGGTGTTCATTCAGTGTAA
- the LOC106771512 gene encoding uncharacterized protein LOC106771512, with translation MSSPKRAWTVFVGVGVVEALKDQGLCRWNSGFKSAQQSVKSHVGSFSQAKKLSSSSSAVVSSKMHEENATLSEESLRKVMYLSCWGPS, from the coding sequence ATGAGTTCACCTAAGAGAGCTTGGACTGTGTTTGTTGGTGTTGGCGTTGTGGAGGCTTTGAAGGACCAGGGTCTCTGCAGATGGAATTCAGGTTTCAAGTCAGCTCAGCAAAGTGTGAAAAGCCATGTTGGATCGTTTTCACAGGCAAAGAagctttcttcttcctcttctgcaGTGGTTTCTAGCAAAATGCATGAAGAGAATGCGACACTGTCAGAAGAATCCTTGAGGAAAGTCATGTACTTGAGTTGCTGGGGTCCCAGCTGA